A segment of the Spirochaetota bacterium genome:
TTTTTAATACCTACCTCTTTAACTTCTATATTAGGATGTGTCTTTGTATACTATTCATCGTTATCCTCACTTTGTTCCCGTATTGTATCATAACTTATGTATACTTCTCTATTAACTTTTAACTTGTCACACACGTACATTACTCTCTGTATAACTTCTTTCCGTGTTTGTATAATTCTATATGCCATCACAATAGTTGCTATTATTATTGCTGGTATATAAATAAACATATTCGTTGTAAAGTAAAACGTCAGTACTATTATCAATGTTACCAAAAATTCAAAGAATGTCTCATAACTCTCATTGCCATATATCATAGTATCTCTCCGAATTGAGGTAAAATAAATTCCTTTAAAATTACTCTATTGTTTGATTAAACTATATTTTCATAAATACAATATATACAGCACTGATAATTTTTTTTAAAGATCACGTCCGCATATAGGACATTTACATCTATGCCCATTGACTATAGCGTCCACTACTCTTTTGCAATAATAACAAAACATTTTCATATCTTCCCTCCTTGCTTTTTTGTAATAATATAAATCCCCACAGTGACATATACTGTCCCTGTTACAATTTTTTTAACTGCACAAGACAATGCCTTTTTTTGAATTCTCTACTTACCCATTTATGATTGGCGATAGTTTCTATCAATTTACCTCATGCTCTTTTTATCATTATACTATGCACACGTGACAATTGTTATCTAAATGTACTTTTTTTTACTTTACATTACATGGGGTTAATTTGACGGTTACAAAGAAACAGGGGATGAAAATCTACAATAGTAGAAATTTTCAAATACTATTAGACATCGGTTGTATTTCATCCCACAACTCATCTACAATAGTAGAAATTTTCAAATACTATTGGACTATAAATTGTTTCCTGAAAGTGTATAGGAATCTACAATAGTAGAAATTTTCAAATACTATTAGACAGTAAGAGCAATATCCGACGAATGGTAATCTACAATAGTAGAAATTTTCAAATACTATTAGACTTCGATAGTCCTTATCAATGAGTTTTTATCTACAATAGTAGAAATTTTCAAATACTATTAGACCATGAAGAAATAGCAACCATTATCGGATCTACAATAGTAGAAATTTTCAAATACTATTAGACCATCGTGTCAATACATCGTGTTGGTAGGATCTACAATAGTAGAAATTTTCAAATACTATTAGACTTTTGGTAGATTATGACGAAGACCAGCATCTACAATAGTAGAAATTTTCAAATACTATTAGACCATATTTTTCCATTTAACTAAATCATTAATCTACAATAGTAGAAATTTTCAAATACTATTAGACCGTAAGAATTTTATATAGGGATGTAGCTATCTACAATAGTAGAAATTTTCAAATACTATTAGACATTATGTTCAAATACCCCAGACTAATATCTACAATAGTAGAAATTTTCAAATACTATTAGACTCATTAATGACTATCTTTCTGTGTATAAATCTACAATAGTAGAAATTTTCAAATACTATTAGACTCCAGGGTGCCCAGCGAGAAGTTCAACTATCTACAATAGTAGAAATTTTCAAATACTATTAGACTTTGAAATGTATAATAAGTTAAAAGAATCTACAATAGTAGAAATTTTCAAATACTATTAGACACTCGCGACAACATCGTCATTAGCATATCTACAATAGTAGAAATTTTCAAATACTATTAGACCCTGGAACCAGCACGAGCATTTCTTTCATCTACAATAGTAGAAATTTTCAAATACTATTAGACTTTATCAATAACATATAACAATGAATAATCTACAATAGTAGAAATTTTCAAATACTATTAGACTGTTAGAGCTTATCAACCAAAATCATAATCTACAATAGTAGAAATTTTCAAATACTATTAGACTTCGGCTGTACCTTCATAACTCACCAGATCTACAATAGTAGAAATTTTCAAATACTATTAGACCGTTATGGATGGCAATGATACCGAAAAATCTACAATAGTAGAAATTTTCAAATACTATTAGACTCCTTTTAGTATATATCCATATATATATCTACAATAGTAGAAATTTTCAAATACTATTAGACGATATGCACCTGGCATAGGTGTCAGATCTACAATAGTAGAAATTTTCAAATACTATTAGACCGTCAAACAGTATTCAATGGGAGAATATCTACAATAGTAGAAATTTTCAAATACTATTAGACTAATAGCACTACTCGCAACTTCACTTGATCTACAATAGTAGAAATTTTCAAATACTATTAGACCTGTATTACAATACGATAACTGATATAAATCTACAATAGTAGAAATTTTCAAATACTATTAGACTGATTGTATATCTGCAAGACAGAAAGAATCTACAATAGTAGAAATTTTCAAATACTATTAGACCATATTCAACTGGCAATAATCGATATTTATCTACAATAGTAGAAATTTTCAAATACTATTAGACACGTCGCGCTGCGCAATTTGTTGTATAGATCTACAATAGTAGAAATTTTCAAATACTATTAGACCCGTGCTCTACCAACTATAACCGCAATATCTACAATAGTAGAAATTTTCAAATACTATTAGACCCCATATACAAGCCGTCCTGGAGGCGGGATCTACAATAGTAGAAATTTTCAAATACTATTAGACCCTTATAGTATAAGGGATATTATACTCGTATCTACAATAGTAGAAATTTTCAAATACTATTAGACAGGTCTTGGCCGATTTTGTCAAGTTTTTCCCCACTTTTGCTAAATTTTTGCCTTTATTTGATAGATTTTCGCATAAAAATGAGCTATTATCCCCATTTCGAAATGCTATATGGTGTTTTTTTTACATTAAGACAGAGGTTTGCAATTTATACTATCAGTATGTCATTTTCAACATTTTTTGCATATCCATATCTAGTAATTCTACATTTTTCACTTAAGTGGAATATTAAGATACTATCTGTTTGACCAAACTTTTTTTCAAAATATTGCTTTATCTCTGTTTCTATATTATTAAGTACACGCTCGCTATTTTTTATTTCAAAAACTGAATATTGAATCCTTTCTCCATATTTCTCAAGAAATTTTGAAAATCTTGTCCTTAATTTAGTATTGCTTATATCATAAGATATCAATAACATATCTTATTCCTTAATGATAAATTCAGGATATTGTGTTATTGGCTTCTCACGCATGAAAGCTCTATAATATTTTTGGATGTATAAAAACATATCTTTTTTATATTTCATTATTTCCTCTAAAATCCAGCTTGTGTATTGCCTATTTTTATCAATATTTAATAAATATCGACCATGGTAGTTTGTAAAATCTTTAGGTTTTATTTGTCCCAGATTATATGCATTTTTAACTTTTTTATCAATAATACACCTGAAAGGTTCTACCACATCACAAACAAGCGACTTACGTTGATAAAAATTCCTATGATACACTCCCCTATAAACATCAAATCCATAAAGATTCAACATTGCTTCTATAATATTAAATAAATATGTATATCCAATATCAAGTATTGTATTGGTTGTATCAATTTTTGTCCTTGGTTTACGCCCATACCACGGCACATCCTTAAACCATATAGTAAAAAATAGTTTTGTTGTAATGCCCTCTATTCCCAATATCTTTTTTAAATCCAGATCATTGAAATTTTGATTTAGATATCCTTCTATTTCTTTTATGGTTTTTTTCTCTTCTTCTGTTTTACATCGTATTCCTGTTAATAAACTTATTTGATTTTTAATTTTATTGGTTACTAAATGCCATGCAATATCTAAAGCTTCATAATTATATTGTTTTTGGCGTAATAAAAAATTACCTTCGGCACTTGCATTCCATACTCCAACTATTTTAAAACTATACGAAAATAGGTAAATTGAAAATCCAAATTTTTTACTTCGTTGTAAAATACCCGATGTAATAGTTGTGTTTCCTACGATCCACAAGGAAAATACTCGATAGCAAGAATGTTGAAGAACTATTTTTCCTTCTTTATCCTTCACCAATACATTATCATTTTTAAATGAAATAGCCTGCCCTTCAGTAGTAAAACATATTACAATGCTTTTTTCCATAAAATCAGGTAAACTTAACATATTTCATAATCACACAAATGAGAATATATACACTGCTTACACTTTTCTACATTTGGTTTAAATTCAGAGTTGTTCAAATCAAACAAATTTATATCATCAATTACCTTTTCAAATTTTTTAAACATTGATTCATCATCTTCAGGCAATGCAATTGGATAGCTTTTATTATGTGTTTTATCATAAATTTCTATTTGTTTAACTACGTATCCCATTTCCCTTAAAGCAAATGTTTGTGCGTATACCTGAAACACATAACCATCATATATTTTTACTATTTTATTTTTTCTTTCAATAAGTTTTCCACTTTTAATATCAAATATATCTATTTTGCCCAATATATTATATTTTTCACAATATACTTCAAAACCCATTAATATTTCTTTACGCGTTGAATAATGTTTATTATCTATAGATTCATGCGCACTTTTACCTTTTATTTGAACTTCGGTATGATACATATCCTGTCCAACGTTACCATGTACAAGATGAAAATATATGGAACGTGGACAGAATATGAAATCATTTAACATAGAAATTGGAATATAGCTTTCCATTTCTTAACTGGATAATCTTTTATTCATTATTAAAAAGTTAATCCAATCATCTTTTGATATAGATAGATTTAGCTTTTCTTGCATTTTAGCTCTTTGGACTATCATCAAACCTTTTAGTGCAATATTATAAGCACCATTGGCATCGGCATCAATGGGTAAAGTATTATCATTATCTAATGTACAGAAAAATTTACCCGTAGCATTTTTTACAGGTGACAATATAAAATCTTTTTCTTCGCTTCCTTTCTTACCATTATTATAACGTAAAGACACCAATATCTTTAGCAAATCACCCAATTCTTTAAAAAACTTTGATTCTTCTATATTCAGAATTTCACTTTTTATATCTGTTGATTTTTCATAATCTATACCTTTACTGCTAAATAGTTTCTTTAATTCCTCATTTACATTAACCTTACGAAAATTAACATTATTATTTTTCCTTTCAACTTTATAACGATCATGATGAGTAGAACAAATAATCCATTGTAATTCTTTGAATTTTGCAGTAACATTCTTTGTTGATTTTCTTATTGATTGGTTCCATAGTTCAAAATTGATCATTTTGCAGTGAAATTCAAAATAATCTTCGTTCTTATTATAAACTATTTTGTCAAACTTAGCAAAGGTTTCCTTAGCTTTGGCTAAATTTGAAACATCAATATTCAAAAAATTATAAAATCCTGTTGTTGGGTCTATTTTACTGGTGTATTGTGCAGGAACATAAAAAATCATTCCACATTGCTTACCTAATCTTTCAAAAGAATTAAATGGTGCAGATAGTTGATATGCCCTTAAACTACCGCCCGGGTCATCAAAATTTTTATCCTTAAACACAAGATAATTTAATTTATCAATCAGCATCTTTTCAAATTTTTGATACACCTGTTTTTCAACCTTAAACCTTCCACGTTTAAATCCAAAATTAAGGTCTTCCATTACTAAGATAGCATTATACTCTACCATCAACTTCACAATTTTATGTATTACCTGTGACAGATAGCCTTCTTTGAGTTCTTTTATATTCTCAATAACATCCCAATTACGTCTTGCTTCATCAAGTTTTTTTTCTTTCTCATCTAATTTTTGATGAAAATCTATTAACTCTATTCCTTTATTAGGTTTTTTAACATCAATGACATTAAGTGACTGTTGCAATTTTATATTCCCATTTAAATCTATAAGCGATAAATATAAAAGATTTCTTTCACCTCTATCAATTCCAATTATATGTATTTTTTCTTTTGTTGATGCAAGGTACTCTCTAACCATAGCATTGACATCGGTCTTGCTTTTTGCTTTAAAATTTAATGTAATAGGGACATGGAATAAAAATTTATCTTCTGCATATCGCTTATCCTTTATTATGGGATAATTAAATTTCCCCTTTAATTCTTCATAATGATGCCCTTTCTTTTTTATTTCTTCAGTATATTCAATAGATTTCTTTCTATAAAAGACCTCTGCTTCGCCATTTAACTTATAAACCACATTATTTAAATTACCTTCGCTAAAAATATTTTTAAAGTAAGTAGTATGAAGATTTGGATTACCTTTAGTATATTCAGAAAAGTCTTTACTGTAAATTTGAAAAAGATATAGCTTACCATTTTCTATTAACTGATTTATATAGCTTGTGCTAATCTTATTAAAAAATATTTTATATCCCTGTTTTTCAACATCATTATAAAATTGACTGATATCGTCATAATCATTTGTATTTTTAAATTTAAATTCAAAAACACTCCAGTCCTCATTCTTTGAAATTGCTTGTTTATAAAAATCAATTAATTTATGTAAGCTTTTCTTATTAAAGGATTCGCCTTTTTTAAATTCTCCTTTCTTATATAAATCTAAAACATCTTTTGATGGTTTATAATACTCCAAACCTTTTGTTGAAAAGAATACTTTGGGAAGCATTTTATTTGGCCCGGGAAGTAATTTATAGACCATTTTTTCATAATAATCAGTTACAGGTTCATCATTATATGCTTCAAATATTGTATTGTCATCTTTATTCATTATGCCTAAATAATATTTGTTATCTTTTCTCAAAATAATACCTAAATTTGATTTTTCTTTATTTAAATCCCATCCATCAAGTAAGGTAGGACTATTAAATGTTAAAGCAAACTTTTCTTCTGAAAAGGGTTTTCTTGTCATATAATTTCGAACTTTATTATATAATAAATTTAAGGCACGCAATGTTTCATAATAATTTGATAATTTATTATAAAAATCATAATTCATATTATCCAGATCAGCATCCACATATAAAAGCTTTATATTATTTTGTAATAACTTGAGGGAATCCAAAAACTCTTTTATGATAGCAACCTTTTGTTTATCTTGATGTAAGTCATTTCTGTCTTTACGGTCTTCATGCAATATAGGTTCTGCCTTTTTATATCTTTCTTCAATAAGGTTA
Coding sequences within it:
- the cas2 gene encoding CRISPR-associated endonuclease Cas2 produces the protein MLLISYDISNTKLRTRFSKFLEKYGERIQYSVFEIKNSERVLNNIETEIKQYFEKKFGQTDSILIFHLSEKCRITRYGYAKNVENDILIV
- the cas4 gene encoding type V CRISPR-associated protein Cas4 encodes the protein MESYIPISMLNDFIFCPRSIYFHLVHGNVGQDMYHTEVQIKGKSAHESIDNKHYSTRKEILMGFEVYCEKYNILGKIDIFDIKSGKLIERKNKIVKIYDGYVFQVYAQTFALREMGYVVKQIEIYDKTHNKSYPIALPEDDESMFKKFEKVIDDINLFDLNNSEFKPNVEKCKQCIYSHLCDYEIC
- the cas1 gene encoding type V CRISPR-associated endonuclease Cas1 codes for the protein MLSLPDFMEKSIVICFTTEGQAISFKNDNVLVKDKEGKIVLQHSCYRVFSLWIVGNTTITSGILQRSKKFGFSIYLFSYSFKIVGVWNASAEGNFLLRQKQYNYEALDIAWHLVTNKIKNQISLLTGIRCKTEEEKKTIKEIEGYLNQNFNDLDLKKILGIEGITTKLFFTIWFKDVPWYGRKPRTKIDTTNTILDIGYTYLFNIIEAMLNLYGFDVYRGVYHRNFYQRKSLVCDVVEPFRCIIDKKVKNAYNLGQIKPKDFTNYHGRYLLNIDKNRQYTSWILEEIMKYKKDMFLYIQKYYRAFMREKPITQYPEFIIKE
- the cas12a gene encoding type V CRISPR-associated protein Cas12a/Cpf1; translation: MAINYNDFTNLFSLQKTLRFELKPVGKTLENIKIAEILEHDEDLADKYEIVKKIIDRFHRKHIDEALSLADLKENISLLKKYKEIYFKNNKDVEDKNEFNEIEKKLRRIVVDVLQGKTKHNNSQKIKDRYTILFNKELFDDKDFLSLVQNQEEMEALKAFKGFTTHFKGFQENRKNMYSEEKESTAIAYRLINENLPIFITNIIRFEKVINEIDKPDIQTIEKELKEELDNNKLKDIFTIEYFQNILTQNGITKYNTIIGGKTKADGTKVQGLNEYINLFNQRSKDKKLPFLKPLYKQILSEENTASFIITAFEKDNEVLQSILEFWKKYIIEAKDSISGQKYNLLSKIKSLLQNLDKLNDSKLEEIYFDNKNIATISNDVYGQWNLIRDALLNYYNSINEMNNKKDYYSWKEIKDAIVYYKQSTDEYKDIDEKAFLVYFKEMNVKDEEDNTIKNLFNLIEERYKKAEPILHEDRKDRNDLHQDKQKVAIIKEFLDSLKLLQNNIKLLYVDADLDNMNYDFYNKLSNYYETLRALNLLYNKVRNYMTRKPFSEEKFALTFNSPTLLDGWDLNKEKSNLGIILRKDNKYYLGIMNKDDNTIFEAYNDEPVTDYYEKMVYKLLPGPNKMLPKVFFSTKGLEYYKPSKDVLDLYKKGEFKKGESFNKKSLHKLIDFYKQAISKNEDWSVFEFKFKNTNDYDDISQFYNDVEKQGYKIFFNKISTSYINQLIENGKLYLFQIYSKDFSEYTKGNPNLHTTYFKNIFSEGNLNNVVYKLNGEAEVFYRKKSIEYTEEIKKKGHHYEELKGKFNYPIIKDKRYAEDKFLFHVPITLNFKAKSKTDVNAMVREYLASTKEKIHIIGIDRGERNLLYLSLIDLNGNIKLQQSLNVIDVKKPNKGIELIDFHQKLDEKEKKLDEARRNWDVIENIKELKEGYLSQVIHKIVKLMVEYNAILVMEDLNFGFKRGRFKVEKQVYQKFEKMLIDKLNYLVFKDKNFDDPGGSLRAYQLSAPFNSFERLGKQCGMIFYVPAQYTSKIDPTTGFYNFLNIDVSNLAKAKETFAKFDKIVYNKNEDYFEFHCKMINFELWNQSIRKSTKNVTAKFKELQWIICSTHHDRYKVERKNNNVNFRKVNVNEELKKLFSSKGIDYEKSTDIKSEILNIEESKFFKELGDLLKILVSLRYNNGKKGSEEKDFILSPVKNATGKFFCTLDNDNTLPIDADANGAYNIALKGLMIVQRAKMQEKLNLSISKDDWINFLIMNKRLSS